Proteins from a single region of Streptomyces sp. Tu 3180:
- a CDS encoding protein kinase, with amino-acid sequence MEDYAGRVLADRYRLPLPPSDEYELTETRAFDTYSGQEVLVRQIPLPEVVEAEVLDAEGLPDGFTARDGGARRGSGPARAGTRRPTDPVVRRAVEAAQAAAAIPDHPRLDQVFDVFAEGGSLWIVSELVAARPLSALLAEKPLSPYRAAEVASDVLTALRVLHSHGWVHRNITARTVLVCDDGRVMLTGLAVGAAEEALCGYDPVPAADEDPQAGTGPHPAAAGALAPVAPAGTPDPGRGPSWPPGFAAPAPPRDPAVPGDPDAARRAAIEARAGRLPAGGADTAGGVPAAAAPRALDSAGDVRAARAGAIAAYRAGARAAARVQEAQQSARAALPGARPAPEGDAPAPAPHGDGPAQPPYVPEQGGGSTGTAAGAVPPGRIADPYGVGGAGRYGAAPRPGTGSTPAAGAARGEQPRTSLPAGGPAAGRALGPAAAAPGPGGATPPARWDDLAASTPARRGPTTALAAERARQTRMAVVGPVTERWAPEQAGPVHENWQLAAPIGPATDLWALGALLFRAVQGHAPYPEESTAELVQMVCAEPPAFAEECGPLRPVVESLLRQDPTERPDFEELRGWLRSLVRSAPEPEAGLHVVTAPPVDASRLPVVRRRGELVRRRRAALPAHHGRHKRAKQEAGSPRRLGRVLLLLVLLALAAAIAYAMLFMPKAGEGDPGAGATDRTGAAGEVGGAPSSPDTGGGAGDGGTSSEPDDGSGGGSKETSEESDASPETQTTGPEVADGFTLREDPEGFRVAVAEDWERTAKNGSGQVVYSRGDFELIVVPGRDSAQEYGSDPMAYQRDDERELQPYRDSSWATSTGLKTIEVGGRTMAEGQFTWTGDGGELYVRNLAALIEGRYHVVQVRGPEAERDEVTRLFEQAAATYRFTG; translated from the coding sequence GTGGAGGACTACGCGGGACGGGTGCTCGCCGACCGCTACCGCCTGCCGCTGCCGCCCTCCGACGAGTACGAACTCACCGAGACCCGGGCCTTCGACACCTACAGCGGCCAGGAGGTCCTGGTCAGGCAGATTCCGCTGCCGGAGGTCGTCGAGGCCGAGGTGCTCGACGCGGAGGGACTGCCCGACGGTTTCACGGCCCGTGACGGCGGCGCGCGACGCGGCTCCGGGCCCGCGCGCGCGGGCACGCGGCGGCCCACCGATCCGGTCGTGCGGCGCGCGGTCGAGGCCGCGCAGGCGGCGGCCGCCATCCCCGACCATCCGCGGCTGGACCAGGTCTTCGACGTGTTCGCGGAGGGCGGTTCGCTGTGGATCGTCAGCGAGCTGGTGGCCGCGCGCCCGCTGTCGGCCCTGCTCGCCGAGAAGCCGCTGTCCCCGTACCGGGCGGCGGAGGTCGCCTCCGACGTGCTGACGGCCTTGCGGGTGCTGCACTCCCACGGCTGGGTGCACCGCAACATCACCGCGCGCACCGTGCTCGTCTGCGACGACGGACGGGTGATGCTGACCGGTCTCGCGGTCGGCGCGGCGGAGGAGGCGCTGTGCGGCTACGACCCGGTGCCGGCCGCGGACGAGGACCCGCAGGCGGGGACCGGACCGCACCCGGCAGCGGCCGGGGCCCTGGCCCCGGTGGCGCCCGCGGGAACGCCGGACCCGGGGCGCGGACCGTCCTGGCCCCCCGGGTTCGCCGCCCCCGCCCCGCCCCGGGACCCCGCCGTGCCCGGCGATCCCGACGCCGCGCGACGGGCCGCCATCGAGGCACGGGCCGGCCGGCTGCCCGCGGGCGGTGCGGACACGGCAGGCGGTGTCCCCGCCGCGGCGGCCCCGCGCGCCCTGGACAGCGCGGGGGACGTGCGGGCGGCGCGGGCCGGCGCGATCGCCGCGTACCGGGCGGGCGCCCGTGCCGCCGCCCGGGTGCAGGAGGCCCAGCAGAGCGCCCGTGCCGCCCTGCCCGGAGCCCGGCCCGCCCCGGAGGGCGACGCCCCGGCCCCCGCCCCGCACGGCGACGGCCCCGCGCAGCCGCCGTACGTCCCGGAGCAGGGCGGCGGAAGCACGGGCACGGCGGCCGGTGCGGTTCCCCCGGGACGGATAGCCGACCCCTACGGCGTGGGCGGCGCCGGCCGGTACGGCGCCGCGCCCCGCCCCGGTACCGGCAGCACGCCGGCGGCCGGCGCCGCGCGTGGCGAACAGCCGCGCACGTCCCTTCCGGCCGGCGGCCCCGCGGCCGGCCGAGCCCTCGGTCCCGCGGCCGCCGCGCCGGGACCCGGCGGAGCCACCCCGCCCGCCCGTTGGGACGACCTGGCGGCGAGCACCCCCGCGCGCCGCGGCCCGACCACCGCGCTGGCCGCCGAGCGGGCGCGGCAGACGCGGATGGCCGTCGTCGGACCCGTGACGGAGCGGTGGGCGCCGGAACAGGCCGGGCCCGTGCACGAGAACTGGCAGCTGGCCGCGCCGATCGGCCCCGCGACCGACCTGTGGGCGCTGGGCGCGCTGCTGTTCCGGGCCGTCCAGGGACACGCGCCGTACCCGGAGGAGTCGACGGCCGAGCTGGTGCAGATGGTGTGCGCCGAGCCGCCCGCGTTCGCCGAGGAGTGCGGTCCGCTCAGGCCGGTCGTGGAGTCGCTGCTGCGTCAGGACCCGACCGAGCGGCCCGACTTCGAGGAGCTGCGCGGCTGGCTGCGTTCGCTGGTGCGGTCGGCGCCCGAGCCGGAGGCCGGCCTGCACGTCGTCACGGCGCCGCCCGTCGACGCGAGCCGGCTGCCGGTCGTACGGCGGCGGGGCGAGCTGGTGCGCAGGCGGCGCGCCGCACTGCCCGCGCACCACGGACGGCACAAGCGGGCCAAGCAGGAGGCCGGTTCACCGCGCCGGCTGGGCCGCGTCCTGCTCCTGCTGGTGCTGCTCGCCCTGGCCGCGGCGATCGCGTACGCCATGCTGTTCATGCCGAAGGCCGGCGAGGGGGACCCGGGCGCCGGTGCCACCGACCGCACCGGAGCGGCCGGTGAGGTCGGCGGGGCGCCGAGCTCCCCGGACACCGGCGGTGGGGCGGGGGACGGCGGGACCTCGTCCGAGCCGGACGACGGCTCCGGGGGCGGTTCGAAGGAGACCTCCGAGGAGTCGGACGCCTCCCCCGAGACGCAGACCACCGGGCCCGAGGTCGCCGACGGCTTCACCCTGCGCGAGGACCCCGAGGGCTTCCGGGTCGCCGTCGCCGAGGACTGGGAGCGCACCGCGAAGAACGGCAGCGGGCAGGTCGTCTACTCCCGCGGGGACTTCGAACTCATCGTCGTGCCCGGCCGGGACAGCGCGCAGGAGTACGGCAGCGACCCCATGGCCTACCAGCGGGACGACGAGCGCGAGCTCCAGCCGTACCGCGACTCCAGCTGGGCCACCTCCACCGGTCTGAAGACCATCGAGGTGGGCGGACGGACCATGGCCGAGGGGCAGTTCACCTGGACCGGCGACGGGGGCGAGCTGTACGTCCGCAACCTCGCGGCGCTGATCGAGGGCCGGTACCACGTGGTGCAGGTGCGCGGACCGGAGGCCGAACGGGACGAGGTGACGCGGCTGTTCGAGCAGGCGGCGGCGACGTACCGGTTCACCGGCTGA
- a CDS encoding serine/threonine-protein kinase codes for MQGLLVAGRYRLGDAIGSGGMGRVWRAHDEVLHRSVAVKELTAALYVSDSEQAMLLARTRAEARAAARINHSAVVTVHDVLEHDGRPWIVMELVEGRSLADAVKEQGRVEPREAARIGLWVLRALRAAHTAGVLHRDVKPGNVLLGRDGRVLLTDFGIAQIDGDTAITRTGEVVGSVDYLAPERVRGHDPGPSSDLWALGATLYTAVEGRSPFRRTSPLTTMQAVVEEEAGQPRHAGPLAPVISALLRKDPATRPDAAGAERMLAEAAEGRRPDAAQAHVPAQAVTARVPLPHETRPDTALPPQVPPATGATAVHPPHAPAVAAPRRRGRLTALVVAVAAIVGGGTAVVLQQGDGGTGRGDVSATASGTPVPTPDATGTGGTESAGGLPAGWVRRTDPYGFSIALPGEDWERVVFDEETRQVDYTPDGGRHFIRIAADDSPDFDDPYEHLSDLDRQIERRLVDYRRVGLERRVYRDRDSARLEYTWTALAKDTDFPGPRRAVDQMYISRDGSEYAIYMSGPAEDWAVTGRQFETVLRGWREP; via the coding sequence ATGCAGGGCCTGCTCGTCGCGGGCCGCTACCGGCTCGGCGACGCCATCGGCAGCGGTGGCATGGGCCGGGTGTGGCGTGCGCACGACGAGGTGCTGCACCGATCCGTGGCCGTCAAGGAGCTGACCGCCGCGCTCTACGTCTCCGACAGCGAGCAGGCCATGCTGCTGGCGCGCACCCGTGCGGAGGCACGGGCGGCCGCGCGGATCAACCACTCCGCCGTCGTCACGGTGCACGACGTGCTGGAGCACGACGGCCGGCCGTGGATCGTGATGGAGCTGGTCGAGGGGCGCTCGCTGGCCGACGCGGTGAAGGAACAGGGCCGCGTCGAGCCCCGCGAGGCCGCGCGCATCGGCCTGTGGGTGCTGCGCGCGCTGCGCGCCGCGCACACCGCCGGCGTCCTGCACCGTGACGTCAAGCCCGGCAACGTCCTCCTCGGCCGGGACGGCCGCGTGCTGCTCACCGACTTCGGCATCGCGCAGATCGACGGCGACACGGCCATCACCCGCACCGGGGAGGTCGTCGGCTCGGTCGACTACCTGGCGCCCGAGCGGGTCCGCGGCCACGACCCCGGACCCTCCTCCGACCTGTGGGCGCTCGGCGCGACGCTGTACACGGCGGTGGAGGGCAGATCGCCGTTCCGCCGCACCTCGCCGCTGACCACCATGCAGGCGGTCGTCGAGGAGGAGGCCGGGCAACCGCGGCACGCCGGCCCGCTCGCGCCCGTCATCAGCGCACTCCTGCGCAAGGATCCGGCCACCCGGCCCGACGCGGCCGGGGCCGAGCGGATGCTCGCCGAGGCGGCGGAGGGGCGCCGGCCGGACGCGGCGCAGGCGCACGTGCCGGCGCAGGCCGTCACCGCCCGGGTGCCGTTGCCGCACGAGACCCGGCCGGACACCGCCCTGCCGCCCCAGGTCCCGCCCGCGACCGGCGCCACGGCCGTGCATCCGCCGCACGCGCCCGCCGTCGCCGCGCCCCGACGGCGGGGCCGCCTGACCGCCCTGGTCGTCGCCGTGGCCGCGATCGTCGGCGGGGGAACCGCGGTGGTGCTGCAGCAGGGCGACGGGGGCACGGGGAGGGGCGATGTCTCCGCGACCGCCTCCGGCACCCCGGTGCCCACGCCCGACGCCACGGGAACCGGCGGGACCGAGTCCGCGGGCGGTCTCCCGGCGGGCTGGGTGCGCCGCACCGACCCCTACGGCTTCAGCATCGCCCTGCCCGGTGAGGACTGGGAGCGCGTCGTCTTCGACGAGGAGACCCGGCAGGTCGACTACACGCCCGACGGCGGCAGGCACTTCATCCGCATCGCCGCCGACGACTCCCCCGACTTCGACGACCCGTACGAGCACCTGAGCGATCTGGACCGGCAGATAGAGCGCCGCCTGGTCGACTACCGGCGGGTGGGACTGGAACGCCGCGTCTACCGTGACCGCGACAGCGCCCGGCTGGAGTACACCTGGACGGCGCTGGCCAAGGACACCGACTTCCCGGGGCCGCGCCGGGCGGTCGACCAGATGTACATCTCGCGGGACGGGAGCGAGTACGCGATCTACATGTCCGGGCCGGCCGAGGACTGGGCCGTGACCGGCCGGCAGTTCGAGACGGTGCTGCGGGGCTGGCGCGAACCCTGA
- a CDS encoding serine/threonine-protein kinase, which translates to MGTEGDAENGTVWPNARVIAGRYRVEARLGRGGMGVVWRATDQLLGRGVAVKELPLDETLSAAEARRQRERTLREARALAQLSHPHIIVVHDVVEDDERPYIVLELIDGGSLADRIAAHGPVGAAEAARIGIDLLGALRAAHTAGVLHRDLKPANVLLENGTGRVVLTDFGIARVAGSTTLTESGSFVGSPEYTAPERMSGARTGPEADLWSLGALLCTALSGESPFHRDSLGGVLHAVVVDEVRPPAEAGPILPVVRGLLERDPDRRLDADRAERMLRAFLETGRTPQSVTLEPLPSERGPSRRRLPARRAEGGGRPPALPGTGEDTARRQPPRSVLVAALAVAAMAGASISAAALLMQDRGGDGGGTPTSTAPGTPVSESPASESPVSRPPAGASPSASRTPSPTPSATPAATGSPSPPPAA; encoded by the coding sequence ATGGGGACCGAGGGGGACGCCGAGAACGGGACCGTGTGGCCCAACGCCCGGGTCATCGCCGGCCGTTACCGCGTGGAGGCGAGGCTCGGGCGCGGCGGCATGGGCGTGGTCTGGCGGGCCACCGACCAACTGCTCGGGCGGGGCGTCGCCGTCAAGGAACTCCCCCTGGACGAGACGCTCTCCGCGGCGGAGGCCCGGCGGCAGCGGGAGCGCACCCTGCGCGAGGCGCGCGCCCTCGCCCAGTTGAGCCACCCGCACATCATCGTCGTCCACGACGTGGTGGAGGACGACGAACGCCCCTACATCGTCCTGGAGTTGATCGACGGCGGTTCGCTCGCCGACCGCATCGCCGCGCACGGTCCGGTCGGTGCCGCCGAGGCCGCGCGGATCGGCATCGACCTGCTCGGCGCGTTGCGGGCCGCCCACACCGCCGGTGTCCTGCACCGTGACCTCAAGCCCGCCAACGTCCTGCTGGAGAACGGCACCGGCCGGGTCGTCCTCACCGACTTCGGCATCGCCCGGGTCGCGGGCTCCACGACGCTCACCGAGAGCGGCTCCTTCGTCGGCTCACCCGAGTACACCGCCCCCGAGCGGATGTCCGGCGCCAGGACGGGGCCGGAGGCCGACCTGTGGTCGCTGGGCGCGCTGCTGTGCACGGCGCTCAGCGGCGAGTCGCCGTTCCATCGCGACTCGCTCGGCGGTGTCCTGCACGCGGTCGTGGTCGACGAGGTGCGGCCGCCCGCCGAGGCCGGGCCGATCCTGCCCGTCGTGCGCGGTCTGCTGGAGCGCGACCCCGACCGGCGGCTGGACGCGGACCGGGCCGAACGGATGCTGCGGGCCTTCCTCGAGACGGGCCGTACGCCCCAGTCCGTGACGCTCGAACCGCTGCCGTCCGAGCGGGGCCCGTCCCGCCGCCGGCTCCCGGCACGGCGGGCGGAAGGGGGCGGGCGCCCACCGGCCCTGCCCGGGACCGGGGAGGACACCGCACGGCGGCAGCCCCCGAGGAGCGTGCTCGTGGCCGCGCTGGCGGTCGCCGCGATGGCGGGAGCGAGCATCTCCGCGGCGGCGCTGCTCATGCAGGACCGGGGCGGCGACGGGGGCGGCACGCCGACGAGCACGGCGCCCGGGACACCGGTGAGCGAGTCGCCCGCGAGCGAGTCGCCCGTGAGCAGGCCGCCCGCGGGCGCATCGCCCTCCGCGTCCCGGACCCCGTCGCCGACTCCCTCGGCCACCCCCGCGGCGACCGGTTCCCCGTCCCCGCCTCCGGCCGCATAG
- a CDS encoding serine/threonine-protein kinase, producing MSNDGGARQGADEPTSFGLQPPNPPAVVPHSGNPPVAVPHPGNPYATPTQVVPQQAQHQARTPHDPGTGRLIAGRYRLLARLGHGGMGTVWRAKDETVDREVAVKEPRVPDHLPERERSNVFERMRREARAAARLDHPAVVDVHDVAVVDGQPWIVMELVQGRSLGAVLQEEGTLSAREAARVGLEVLGALECAHAAGVLHRDVKPDNVLLGRHDRVVLTDFGIAQIEGETNLTDTGGFVGSPEYIAPERVLGRRPGPASDLWSLGVVLYAATEGVSPFRRSNTPATLQSVLNATPAPPASAQGPLAEVVTGLLQKDPAHRPDAARVRALLEAAANPPEPQPTRIAQVPVPGSGSGGKGIRIGRKTLIGLGAAVVAGAVAACLAVVDPFAGPLPEGWKQHDLGDRVGVRLAVPEGFVKDEPAADSDGTVASFTDPSGLVRIETDRDLKSEDENGELEASASEEAFAHWGELKDGEYSWGIADTPAPRGRPRQTTYKDREAATNTIVYTTTGTPTPLVREAQVMYYRNEDGDMYRLWVVYPGKGYFADDGREIARTVFDSWEIERL from the coding sequence ATGAGCAACGACGGGGGAGCCCGCCAGGGGGCCGACGAGCCCACCAGTTTTGGTCTGCAACCGCCGAACCCGCCCGCGGTCGTGCCGCATTCGGGCAACCCGCCCGTGGCCGTGCCGCACCCCGGCAACCCGTACGCGACCCCCACGCAGGTGGTTCCGCAGCAGGCGCAGCACCAGGCCCGGACGCCGCACGACCCCGGCACCGGGCGGCTCATCGCCGGCCGCTACCGGCTGCTCGCCAGGCTCGGGCACGGCGGCATGGGCACGGTGTGGCGGGCCAAGGACGAGACGGTGGACCGCGAGGTCGCCGTCAAGGAGCCCCGCGTCCCGGACCACCTTCCCGAACGGGAACGCTCCAACGTCTTCGAGCGCATGCGCCGCGAGGCCCGCGCCGCCGCCCGGCTCGACCACCCGGCGGTGGTCGACGTGCACGACGTCGCGGTCGTGGACGGTCAGCCGTGGATCGTGATGGAACTGGTCCAGGGCCGTTCGCTGGGCGCCGTCCTGCAGGAGGAGGGCACCCTCTCCGCGCGTGAGGCCGCCCGGGTCGGCCTCGAGGTGCTCGGCGCGCTGGAGTGCGCGCACGCGGCGGGCGTCCTGCACCGCGACGTGAAGCCGGACAACGTGCTGCTCGGCCGGCACGACCGGGTCGTCCTCACCGACTTCGGCATCGCCCAGATCGAGGGCGAGACCAACCTGACCGACACCGGCGGCTTCGTCGGCTCCCCCGAGTACATCGCCCCCGAGCGGGTGCTGGGCCGGCGTCCCGGTCCCGCCTCCGACCTGTGGTCGCTCGGGGTGGTGCTGTACGCGGCCACGGAAGGCGTCTCGCCGTTCCGCCGCAGCAACACCCCCGCCACGCTCCAGTCGGTCCTCAACGCCACGCCCGCGCCGCCCGCCTCCGCGCAGGGGCCGCTGGCCGAGGTCGTCACCGGCCTGCTGCAGAAGGACCCGGCACACCGTCCGGACGCCGCCCGGGTCCGCGCCCTGCTGGAGGCGGCCGCGAACCCGCCCGAGCCGCAGCCCACGCGGATCGCCCAGGTCCCCGTTCCCGGCTCCGGGTCCGGCGGCAAGGGGATCCGCATCGGCCGCAAGACGCTGATCGGGCTCGGCGCGGCGGTCGTGGCGGGGGCGGTCGCGGCCTGCCTCGCGGTCGTGGACCCGTTCGCGGGGCCCCTGCCGGAGGGCTGGAAGCAGCACGACCTCGGAGACCGGGTGGGCGTCCGCCTCGCGGTGCCGGAGGGCTTCGTGAAGGACGAACCCGCCGCCGACTCGGACGGGACGGTCGCCTCCTTCACCGACCCGAGCGGACTGGTGCGGATCGAGACCGACCGCGACCTCAAGTCCGAGGACGAGAACGGCGAGCTCGAGGCCTCGGCGTCGGAGGAGGCGTTCGCGCACTGGGGCGAGCTCAAGGACGGCGAGTACAGCTGGGGCATCGCCGACACACCGGCGCCCAGGGGGCGTCCGCGCCAGACCACGTACAAGGACCGCGAGGCGGCCACGAACACCATCGTCTACACGACGACCGGCACGCCGACGCCGCTGGTGCGCGAGGCGCAGGTCATGTACTACCGGAACGAGGACGGCGACATGTACCGGCTCTGGGTCGTGTACCCGGGCAAGGGCTACTTCGCCGACGACGGCCGGGAGATCGCCCGCACGGTCTTCGATTCCTGGGAGATCGAGCGACTCTGA
- a CDS encoding serine/threonine-protein kinase, whose translation MSNDGGAGGARGRLIGGRYRLIERIGSGATGTVWRALDERTKREVAVKQPRLPGEPGDERNRRAAHRFYREARAAARVDHPAAVLVHDVVVEEDGPEGPEELGGLPWIVMELVRGESLHQVLERGPLPPAEAARIGLAVLGALRAAHSVGIVHRDVKPANVLLGPPPLPHALGRGESPRRVVLTDFGTAHARGEESPTAGAESIGSLEFVAPERMSGRSAGPASDLWSLGVLLYAAVEGRSPFRRTTAQSTLAAVVTADPPEPERAGELGPLIVRLLAKAPEERPHAEEAAAALEAAAGGRPAPEESAVQSPNAPGAREAGEGTETVRPDSAAGPGPVRTPERIPRSGPAPAAPAPPDASAGTAPATSPTAARSGRRPLRPVPLAALGVLLLAGGLWSATSPGGPDAGTAAGRTARVTPTAGPGDTSGPRGTSGPADMGGPGATAGPGATGWTAHREAALDAVLFLPPGYREAAREDGTGRRPGSVVYEGDGGVRVRLARWDRAPGSPMAQARDAHAGGDDRDGDARTRYTRTSVRGHEAALADTIYGQDGNPPRVLRLVIRTDDGRMYELRVDLPGGTPREKGTAVFRSVRDRLEMGVR comes from the coding sequence ATGAGCAACGACGGTGGCGCGGGGGGTGCCCGGGGCCGGCTGATCGGTGGACGGTACCGGCTGATCGAGCGCATCGGCTCCGGCGCAACGGGCACGGTCTGGCGGGCGCTCGACGAACGGACGAAGCGCGAAGTCGCCGTCAAGCAGCCCCGGTTACCGGGCGAACCGGGGGACGAACGCAACCGGAGGGCGGCCCACCGGTTCTACCGGGAGGCCCGCGCCGCGGCTCGCGTCGACCACCCCGCCGCCGTCCTCGTCCACGACGTCGTCGTCGAGGAGGACGGGCCGGAGGGGCCCGAGGAACTGGGCGGGCTCCCGTGGATCGTCATGGAGCTGGTCCGCGGGGAGTCCCTGCACCAGGTGCTCGAGCGCGGTCCCCTGCCGCCCGCCGAGGCGGCGCGGATCGGTCTCGCGGTCCTCGGCGCCCTGCGTGCCGCGCACTCCGTCGGCATCGTGCACCGCGACGTGAAGCCCGCCAACGTCCTGCTCGGACCTCCCCCGCTCCCGCATGCGCTCGGGCGGGGGGAGTCCCCTCGGCGGGTGGTCCTCACCGACTTCGGCACCGCCCACGCCCGGGGCGAGGAATCCCCGACGGCCGGTGCGGAGTCCATCGGCTCGCTGGAGTTCGTCGCCCCCGAGCGGATGTCCGGCCGCAGCGCCGGACCCGCCTCCGACCTGTGGTCGCTGGGCGTTCTGCTGTACGCCGCGGTCGAGGGCCGGTCCCCGTTCCGCCGTACCACCGCGCAGTCCACGCTCGCCGCGGTCGTCACCGCGGACCCGCCCGAGCCGGAGCGGGCGGGGGAGCTCGGGCCGCTGATCGTACGGCTGCTGGCGAAGGCCCCCGAGGAGCGCCCGCACGCGGAGGAGGCGGCCGCGGCGCTGGAGGCCGCGGCGGGCGGCCGGCCGGCGCCGGAGGAATCGGCGGTGCAGAGCCCGAACGCTCCCGGCGCGCGGGAGGCGGGGGAGGGCACCGAAACGGTACGGCCGGACTCCGCCGCCGGACCCGGTCCCGTACGGACGCCGGAGCGGATACCCCGGTCCGGGCCGGCGCCCGCCGCCCCCGCACCCCCGGACGCCTCCGCCGGCACGGCCCCGGCCACCTCCCCCACCGCCGCCCGCTCCGGACGCCGCCCGCTCCGTCCCGTCCCCCTCGCGGCCCTCGGGGTGCTCCTCCTCGCCGGTGGCCTCTGGTCCGCCACCTCCCCCGGCGGTCCGGACGCCGGAACGGCCGCCGGACGGACCGCCCGGGTCACCCCCACCGCCGGTCCGGGGGACACGTCCGGTCCGAGGGGCACGTCCGGTCCGGCGGACATGGGCGGCCCGGGAGCCACCGCCGGTCCGGGAGCCACCGGCTGGACCGCCCACCGCGAGGCCGCCCTGGACGCCGTCCTCTTCCTGCCGCCCGGGTACCGGGAGGCCGCCCGCGAGGACGGCACGGGCCGCCGGCCCGGGTCCGTGGTCTACGAGGGCGACGGAGGCGTCCGGGTCCGCCTCGCCCGGTGGGACAGGGCGCCCGGCTCCCCGATGGCACAGGCACGGGACGCGCACGCGGGCGGGGACGACCGCGACGGGGACGCGCGCACGCGCTACACGCGCACCAGCGTCCGGGGCCACGAGGCCGCCCTGGCCGACACGATCTACGGCCAGGACGGGAACCCCCCGCGCGTCCTGCGCCTGGTGATCCGCACCGACGACGGCCGCATGTACGAACTCCGCGTCGACCTGCCCGGGGGAACGCCCCGGGAGAAGGGCACCGCGGTGTTCCGGAGCGTCCGTGACCGGCTCGAGATGGGAGTGCGGTGA
- a CDS encoding succinic semialdehyde dehydrogenase, whose product MTDAQTRETTGTNPLAPAPEGARTAADVVTPELVARLTKGVVGSGHTASHTPFTGEKLADLPESTPEDVAKAFEAARAAQAVWAQIPVRRRAAVLLRFHDLVLERQAEVLDLIQLETGKARLHAHEEVQAVAVAARHYGRRAAAYLRPKRHAGAVPALTKVTELRHPRGVIGQIVPWNYPLELSVGDALPALVAGNAVVMKPDTESALTALWARDLLIEAGLPADVLQAVIGLGPVVGPEVVKRGDYVSFTGSTRTGREVATVAADRLVGVSLELGGKNAMVVLEDADIEKAAAGAVRACFSSAGQLCVSIERLYVHESVADVFLDRFAARTRAMRLGSALAYGADMGSLVSGQQLETVKEHVEDAVAKGARVVAGGVARPDIGPYFYEPTILDGVEAPMTVCTEETFGPVVSVYRFSTEEEAVERANSTPYGLNSSVWTKDARRGREIAARLRTGTVNINEGYASAYGSVQSPMGGMKDSGLGRRHGSEGILKYTEAQTVAHQRLLPMAPSLGMDDEKYAAFMSRSLRLMKAFRFR is encoded by the coding sequence ATGACGGACGCGCAGACCCGGGAAACCACCGGCACCAATCCCCTCGCCCCCGCCCCGGAGGGCGCCCGCACCGCCGCCGACGTGGTCACCCCCGAACTGGTGGCCCGGCTCACCAAGGGGGTCGTCGGTTCCGGGCACACCGCCAGCCACACGCCGTTCACCGGCGAGAAGCTGGCCGACCTGCCCGAGTCGACGCCCGAGGACGTGGCGAAGGCCTTCGAGGCGGCCCGCGCCGCCCAGGCCGTGTGGGCGCAGATCCCGGTGCGCCGGCGCGCGGCCGTCCTGCTCCGCTTCCACGACCTCGTGCTCGAGCGCCAGGCCGAGGTGCTCGACCTGATCCAGCTGGAGACCGGCAAGGCCCGTCTGCACGCCCACGAGGAGGTCCAGGCCGTCGCCGTCGCCGCCCGCCACTACGGCCGCCGGGCCGCCGCGTACCTGAGGCCCAAGCGGCACGCGGGCGCCGTGCCGGCCCTCACGAAGGTCACCGAACTGCGCCACCCGCGCGGTGTGATCGGACAGATCGTCCCCTGGAACTACCCGCTCGAACTGTCCGTCGGTGACGCGCTGCCCGCGCTGGTCGCCGGCAACGCGGTCGTCATGAAGCCCGACACCGAGTCCGCCCTGACCGCCCTGTGGGCCCGTGACCTGCTGATCGAGGCCGGTCTGCCGGCCGACGTCCTGCAGGCCGTCATCGGCCTCGGACCCGTCGTCGGACCCGAGGTCGTCAAGCGCGGCGACTACGTCTCCTTCACCGGTTCCACGCGCACCGGCCGCGAGGTCGCCACGGTCGCCGCGGACCGCCTGGTCGGCGTCTCCCTCGAACTGGGAGGCAAGAACGCCATGGTGGTCCTGGAGGACGCCGACATCGAGAAGGCGGCGGCCGGCGCCGTGCGCGCCTGCTTCTCCTCCGCCGGCCAGCTGTGCGTCTCCATCGAGCGGCTGTACGTCCACGAGTCGGTCGCCGACGTCTTCCTCGACCGCTTCGCGGCCCGCACGCGCGCGATGCGGCTGGGCAGCGCCCTGGCCTACGGCGCGGACATGGGCTCACTGGTCAGCGGACAGCAGCTGGAGACCGTGAAGGAGCACGTGGAGGACGCCGTCGCCAAGGGCGCGCGGGTCGTCGCCGGCGGTGTGGCCCGCCCCGACATCGGTCCGTACTTCTACGAGCCGACCATCCTCGACGGCGTCGAGGCCCCCATGACCGTCTGCACGGAGGAGACCTTCGGCCCGGTCGTGTCGGTCTACCGCTTCTCGACCGAGGAGGAGGCGGTCGAACGCGCCAACTCCACGCCGTACGGCCTGAACTCGTCGGTCTGGACGAAGGACGCCCGGCGCGGCCGCGAGATCGCCGCCCGGCTGCGCACCGGCACGGTGAACATCAACGAGGGCTACGCGTCCGCGTACGGCAGCGTCCAGTCGCCCATGGGCGGCATGAAGGACTCCGGACTCGGCCGCCGGCACGGCTCCGAGGGCATCCTCAAGTACACCGAGGCCCAGACCGTCGCCCACCAGCGGCTGCTGCCGATGGCCCCCTCGCTCGGCATGGACGACGAGAAGTACGCGGCGTTCATGAGCCGGAGCCTGCGCCTGATGAAGGCATTCCGTTTCCGCTGA